From the Helianthus annuus cultivar XRQ/B chromosome 17, HanXRQr2.0-SUNRISE, whole genome shotgun sequence genome, the window TTAATAATGGATAAATAGCAATAAAAAGAACACTCAATAAAAAAAGTAAATATTTTACTTGAATAAAAAAAATCCCTTTGTTTTTATGCAAATAAgttgatattttttttttgccTAAGAAGTGTCAATTACCACGGTTTGGaatattttttttatagaaaagtaaaaaaaaaaagttctaTTTTTTTTTCCTGATGAAAATTGATATATGCAGCTGTTATACTGCCATCTTTGAGAAGGCTACACCTTGACTTGGTGGAGCTTGATTATCCCATGGTTGGTGGTTCTAAAGGCGAAAGCTCGAGTTTAGAGATATCAAGTAAAAACAAACCAGAAAACGAAAGTGGTGTCAAAAGTCTTGATTTAGAAAGAGAAAACGAATGTGGGATTTGCTTAGAATCGTGCACAAAGATCGTTTTGCCTAATTGTTGTCACGCGATGTGCATCAACTGCTATCGAGACTGGTATGTCACAAATATCTAAAAACTAGTGCTTAAGTAGACGTGACAAAATGGGCGGGTCGATAAGGTTGTGTAATGGGTATCGGGTCAAAACATTAAAATGTCATGTTTTATGTTTTTAGGAAGACAAGGTCGTCATCTTGCCCGTTTTGTAGAGGTAACTTAAAGAGAGTACAATCGCGGGATTTATGGGTTTTGACGTGTGATGACGAGGTTGTGGATGCTGATCGGGTTGCTGACGAGGACTTGGTTCGTTTCCATTCGTACATCAATAATCTCCCAAGAGATCATCCTGATGTAGTTTTCTTTATGTTTTACGAATATTTAATGTAATGTAAAGGCGTGTTCGGCTTAGCAAAATGTAAGAGAGAAAGTGGTACAATGATCCTTAAAATGTACATAAAGTCTAATTCTAAGGAATTTTCAAATCGATGATCTAAGGGGATTGTTTATTAaaagtttaaaacatgtttctaTAACAATAACTTGTTTGTTTTAGGGTGTTGGGCTGAAAATCATTATTTACCCAATTTTCAAAATATTAACAACTAGTAAATTGTCCGTACGTTGCCGCGacattctgaaaaaaaaaaagttacgtgAAAACGTAAACCAACTAAAAGCATACATAAAAATTAACATGAAAACGTGTTAATAAGCATaagaaacatattatatttgacctgactacTTTttgagaaacaaaaaaaaaatgttgaaacgTAAATCAACTTAAATTTATACTCACATGCatataaaaataaacacgtaaaaCTCGATTACAAAGTCTTTAGAAAGTTAAAGGGTTGTAAATGTTAATATTAAAAAGTTGAgagataaaaatataaaaagcgcaaaaaagacaaaacaaaaaaaaagcaaaaagacaaaaaaaaacctCAAGTCACTATTTGGTAAATTTGAATATTTAAAAATTTCTTTTGTATTTATCTGTTTTAACATAGGTTCACCAATCTAGCCTTGAAATTGATTTTTGAATTTGTCCTTCTGGTTTATTTGAGAACATATGTTTAGTCCCTAAAGTTTAAAACTCACTTTCTGAGCTCCCATGGACCGCGGTTGTATTTTACTGTACTATGTGTCCCTAAATTTTCTTTTATCCACAACTTTCATTCTAATGGTAGGTTGACGCTGGGTAACGCAACGACTCAGAGTGCAAGAAAATGAAACTATAAGGGCTCAGGGGTCAATTTCAGACTTTAGGGCTCAACTTGTGTTCTCAGTTAAACTATAGGGATGCAATTGCACTTAAATCATTTTGAAAATAACTATTTACAGAACACTCTTGATGCTTGACAGCTAATATAAGTGACGGATCTAGAAGAAAAAAACCAAGGACAAAAAAACTATCATACATTAATAAAACGGAGAAACTTTTTTTTACCGAACATTTAGAGGTATCTTAATATTTGCTTAGGGGTATCCAATACATAAAACGGAGATCCGAATGTAgccttgttcatgtttgtttgtttagcaTTAAACTTGTTCGCGAACTCATATTGAACGAAAGTGTTcgtgtttgtgttcatttgttaagAAATTGAACTTCTTCACAAACGATTCACAAAGACATACGAACAAataccatttaaaaaaaaaaaaaacggcaATGTTTAGTTCAAACCAGGGTCGACTCAACCTTTTTGGGGGTCCAAAGCAATAACTAAAATAGAGTTCCTTTcgcgaaaataaaaataagtttacTTTCTACCCTATAACAATTACAAGAGATATTACGCTATAACAATTACAAGAGATATTGTAGGCAAATCACACAAATAAAACTTAACGATACTTTTGTGCCTTTGGTTTATGTGATGCTTGAATTGCCATTATTTGGTCTGTCTTTTCCTTTCTCACCGAATTTTCATATGTAAACTTACAAGAGCTTTTAATTATTGTGGCATTTAGAGAGGTGAGGCCCAAAGCAATGGCTTGGTTTGACTTATTCTCAAGCCGACCTTGGTTCAAACATTAGACATAATCTTCTTCTTAAACACATGATATAATTAACATAAACGGAATTATCCCAAAATGAAGGCACAAGTTAGACATAACAAGCATAAGCATAATCATCCCAAAATGTTGTTTCAAAGATCTAAAAGTTTCTAACGATATCACattaactaaataaaacaaaCGACCATGAATAGATGTCaacgaacataaacaaatagTTGAATTTGGTTTCATGTACGGGAGTAGTGGGTAAGTTATTTCAACTTTGTCTCTCGATCATAGGAATGAGAAATTGTTGAAATTTGTCTAAGTAGAAAAAGGGGTTGCCGTGCAGCTTATTGCCCGTCTCTACCTTTTGTTTTGATGCAACTTTGCAAGTTTTTTGGTGAAATATTTAGAAGattaagaattaaaaaaaaattaaaactcgtTTGCAGGTAAAACCCACGCAGGCGGACTGCAGCTCCCACCCTCCATCGTTTCTCAGAGACTCAGACTCAACTGCCCCCCTCCATCGTTTCGATCAATCGGAATTAAGGTAAACTTTCTATGAACGTAAATTTAACTTTGTTCATATGCTTTTAGTTGGTTTCTAGTGGTGTTCATATGCTCACGTAGCCCCATTTGTCACACGATCTTCGGACTCCAAATATAACATGGCCTCAGTGGCGAACCCAGGAATTTTTCCGTAGGGGTGCGGAACATTTGTAAAAATTTTGGGCCCCAaggtatataaataaaaaatcggttcgtatcgggtcggttcgggtcgagtcgggtcatgtaaaacagaagaactaaatttatataatcatcaaaaacacggcaaaccttgttacaaacataattaaaacgtcgtcctacgggttttcattttttgaaatctatccaaaacatcatctaaccTACTTTCTTAAGCAactctttctctatataacatatataCAACCTTCACTTAAATTCTCCTCGCCAATCCGATTACGCAAGTATCCACATCAACGAATCCGGAAGACGTATCAactttcctcttgagaaatcgcACCATAACGTCCCTATTCATTGTCCCTATCGGTTATCACAAATAAATTGATCTATAAGTTCATGGCCCcataacatattacataatgtttcaactattcaagccctaaatatcataatgtaaatcaccataagaatcatctaaacaacatataCACTATAAAAAAAAGCCAAATGTTCTTCActaaaaaaacccaaacatactGTGGTATGCgactataaaaaaataaaaggCAAAATATCATCATTAACAAAATATAACCCACTATAACATAATGAAAACAAAACGAAGCACATATATACTATGGTTAGTATGCGGCTATAATAGGCTGCTAGAGGTGgataatatcaaccaaaaatcattaaaaataacaaagaaacttacccgtgtttgATCGGCGGTGGTATGGTGGCGGATTACGGTGGTATGCGGCTGCTGACTGTTCACTGTTGTCGCTGTTGATGTTATGATCGCTGGTGTGCAAGGACGATAAGAGAGCAGGATAGAATATGTAAGGGTTTtgggcttgtttattttattttagtttgaaatattattgtttgttgggtttgtttattgggctaaAACTTAGTAGTGGGCTAGTTAAATGTATTGGatatttgggtttagttatttaggtattaaaagtaaTATAATTTAGTTAGTATTTTTTgtaaaataagagtttactaaagaATATTTTTAAAATGTAAATTGATAATATTTTTTACCTAaagggtgcggacgaaaaattccaaggggtgcggacggaaaATTCCatggggtgcggacgaaaaattacaaggggtgcggtcgggattttCGACGAAagttagcactaaatttttttttcccagggtgcgcccgcccaccttggacTATATTTAAGTCCGCCCCTGCAtggcccgctcctccacacttgggcccgcatcagtCGACAACCTCCACAAAACAGGCATTTTAACCAAAAAACAACCAGATCATTCCATACATGCAGAATGCATTCCATGGTGACAAGAACAATATTGTATATACATGCAGGATGCATTCCATGGTTCTTTATTGAGGGAGTGTCACTGCATTCCTTCAAATTGGCCTACTGAAACAGTACCATATACTTTAATCTACGGTTGGCTGGCGGTATATCAAAGAGCCACCAAGTGAGCAAACTTTCAACTTATGAAATACTTGGACCCGGAATGATTATCTTGAAGAATTACGTCAGCCTCACGGACCAGGTATATGTTTTCtggggtaaagttcttgtacaaataatcttaacatactaaacatacaaattgaagaaaaactcaaaaagacaaggtggcatttttgtaattatcaataactatcaaagttactctacaaatatacctaaaaaaacctaaccactccccccaccccccaaaaacctaaaaaaacctaccccccccccaccccaccccccaaaaaccttaaaaaaaacctaaccccccccccccacccacccaagctaaaatgctaaaaactaaaccccccaaaaaatctaaaaaaataaaaaaaacacacaaattattttattttattttattttttaacatttttttattaaaaaatcgctacttttagtagcagccaaaaaaaaaaaattttttttttctttttgctaacgaaatgtagcgatttttttaataaaaaatgttaaaaaaaaatttgtgtttttttaggtatttttggttgtaactttgatagttggtggtaattacaaaaatgccaccttgtctttttgggttttccttcaatttgtatgtttagtatgttaagattatttgtatttgatcttttgccatgTTTTCTGtcagttgtttttgttttttgCACCTTTTGAGAATGGCAGAAGGTCTTTTTTGTTGCAAGTTGCTACTAACTGTTTTTACAACATCAATATCTTTCAACCACCAACGCATACAAATGTTGTAATAGATTTTGAACTATAACTAAAAGATGTCTCTTTAGCTTTTTCAATGGACAACTTTTCTTTAACAAACTACTCTTATTTGCAAATTACAAGCTAACGCCTGTCTAAACTATAAAGATTTTATTGTGCACATGCAAAACATATCCACCATGTTGAAGTTAACCATTGGACTCAATAATGGAAAATCTAATGCTAACAATTAGTGACGGAACCAGGATTTTTTACCTGGAGGGTCAAGGTAtacatacctatatatatatgtgtgtttaaATTGTAATATTTATTTTTACCAATCTATGAACTAATAAACTTAAAATATGAAAAATCAAATCAAACATAAACCTTAATTTTAACGAAATTAAATAactaaaatattaaaacaaaaaagtaaACTTTGAAAAGAATTAAAAAGAAAGGtcatctaaaaaaaatctaagcTTATGTCTTGAAATATTCCACTGCATAAGGAAATGGGAAATGAAGAGAAAATAAAAGGGTTTAAAACATGGATGGTGTTTGGGGTTCTTATTTTGAGGGTAAAAGGACTTTTGAAAGGCAAAAAGACTTTTGAAAAGTGTTTGGCTTTCCTTTTGAAGGGCAAAAGTTCTTTGGATTTGCCAAAAGTCAGGATTTCCTGACTTATTTTAGGCAAAAGTCCTTTTGCAAAAGTTGAAAATAAgcttgtaagattaaatatataatgtttaatatttaatctatagccatcttaatcatttacattatagagatcaaaatatattagaacctattatttaattagttggtaattgttgatggaccatattacccttagtaactaattaggtttcctcctgggtgcttatataaggagagttatgtggaggtttaagggttactcagttacacaattcatacaccccattagccataacatcatcacgaaacctcctctccataaccgatacccttttcggtttctaagttaccatcatcagttagcaccctaaggaggaaccagatcaccttgacaaagatgtcgaactccatgtcgtcttctctcactggattctcctctgcactgtctgcggtgacaggtatgtctatattgttttccttcatgaacaaacagaactgaaccaacatgtggtatcagagcatatgttgattagtcagttctgttttcgtatccataattctgggattgaaacttggaaaacggaattttgaaaCCTTTAAAACCATAACAGCCGATTTCGAGTTCatcaggttgcgactcgagatctctgtttTTCGGGAAAAGATTAATTGTTTGTTCACCGAATTAACTGGATTATGTTTTTTAACCGAAATCTATTTAgaaaaaactaataaaattcaggtttcgggttccagaatttatgttttatgttttagggttcatcatgttcttgagaaaattcgaagtattctgttatgttttggaatgatttaggattaatggatgttttttccatgtttgatctaattttatcttttaattttattcgaaactgttattagataaacagttattattttcgaaatatgttgataaaattagatcactttaaaacaggaaataatatctcataatcccttagatttcgaattttcggttatgatatcacaattaacagctgttagcaaggttgctactcgagaccacgaggttgctactcgcaaccatgaggttgctactcgcaaccatgaggttgctactcgcaaccataacgtcatcactcgcaaccatgaggttgttactcgcaaccatgaggttgctactcgcaaccataacgtcatcactcgagaccatgaggttgctactcgtaaccataacgtcattagtcgaaaccgtagttgcgactcgcaaccaaaacgtcattagtcgagaccgcagttgcgactcgcaaccaaaacgtcattagtcgagaccgcagttgcgactcgcaaccaaaacgtcattagtcgagactgtagttgcgactcgcaaccataacgtcattagtcgagatcgtggttgcgactcgcaatctcattattttaagctgtttaaatgtgaactaaagaaaaatgtaatgttttacaaaaccagaaatagtttacaaaaccaaaacgtcattcgatccgcgctaacgggtagtttgctattaaataaatggttttgtaatttacttagttaattaatcagaatcagataatgtaatgttttacaaaaccagaaatagcttaacttgaatgagcttttgatatatcatttctggccaaagctgacttgatacatctacttatcattcaagtattacgaaagctatgctaagtgtgcatcataagcatgaatgttttaatatctggccaaagctgatttaattctttcatagatggcatacttagcaagtgcataactaaagtgattgtttcaatttctggccaaagctgatttgttacaaccactttgcacatatgcttaaatgattacacttctggccaaagctgttttgttttcgtttaagtagaatttttagttaagtctattattttgatgttagtaatagacattatcacagcttcattatgtaaaatgatcattattttgcctgccttagtttaacgtgcccatagatcacattagttttttcttccttagtatcataacttgctcatcttatttccactatcagcacccaactgcgggattccacctttgactggtgataactttgctgcatggaaggatgctctcatgcttactctcggattgcttgattttgattatgctctaagagagaaaaagccagcggaccttaccactcaaagtactgctgctgagcagttaactcatgaaaagtggactaggtgtaaccgcatgtctctcatgtttatgaagcaatccataagcaatgcaatcaggggagctattcctgattctgaagatgctaaaacctacttgaaacatgtggaggctcagttcaaagggacgtctaaggcgcacgctagtactcttattctcaagctggtgacaactaagtatgatgggaggagcggcattcgcgagcacatcatgatgatgaatgacatggccaataagctgaaggggctggaaatggaaatcagtgatggtttccttgttcatttcatcattacttcgcttccttcgtcctttgaagcattcaagatcaattacaacactcagaaggaaaaatggacgatgagtgagctggtcgctatgtgcgtacaggaggaggagcgtatgaggatggatcgccatactgatgttgcaaacttcactacctccaatcctaagaaaaggaagaacaattatcagaggaaggatgcttctaaagtccataagtctaatcctaacactaatacaagtgcaccttccagctctaagaactccttaggcagtatccgctgcaagttctgtaaaaagacaggacatatgcagaaggaatgccctgactttaaggagtggctggctaagaaaggtaacgattattttatgatacttgagtcctataatttaagtgttcctgctaattcttggtggtttgattctggttctatggttcatgttaccaattctactcagggattcctttcaatccggaagctggaaagaaaccaaagaacgcttaaggttggggatgatcgagaattagaagtgaaggccattggaacattacaattagttatgaaaactggtttatgtattaaactttatgataccttatatgttcctgaggtaactcggaaccttgtatcaggaccaaagttagacatggacggttttattgtttcccatggtcatcgcaaactctctatccattatgattctgttctttatggtactggtgttctggatggaggtctctatagattagaactagatgatggcttttccaaatctttgttgtcatataacattaatgaatcactcacaaagatggaagagaaacgagacttagagacttcatccatgttgtggcatcagcgtttaggccacatttcaaaagagcgattaaatcgtctcgtaaaggatgaagtcttacctcctctcgatttctctgactttggaacatgtgtcaaatgtcttaaaggtaaaatgacattagcgaataagaaaggtgccactaggagctctaatttattagaactcattcacactgacattagtggtccctaccaaatcgctggcataacaggacatacttcatttatcacttttattgatgattattctcgttatatgtacttgtatcttattaaggagaaatctgaatctctaacaacttttaaagattataaggctgaagttgaaaagcaattagatcgtcagattaaagttgtgagatcagatagaggcggtgagtattatggaagacatactgatgtgggtcaagctcctggtccattttatgagttttgtaagggccaggggattgtgaaccaatacaccatgcctggtacacctcagcagaacggtgtcgctgaaagaagaaaccgtacccttatgaacatggtgcgcagtatgttagccaacactaacttaccattatttctctggactgaagcgttaaaagcagctgttcatatactcaatagagttccttctaagtctgtccctaaaactccttatgaactttggacaggaaggaaaccgagtcttaaatatatgaaagtatggggctgcattgctgaagcaaaactttacaatcctttcctaaggaaacttgaccctaagacagttacctgtttctttatcgggtatcctgagaactctaagggttatcgtttctattgtccttcccatgtcacccgtattgttgaaaccaagcgtgctgcgttcctggaggatttcaaggtcagtgggagcagtaccaacccttacgaagaattgcaagaagtacaagacgcaggggggagagactcgtcgcttaccattactccgattactcctcttgtacccaatgcaattattacacctgaagctactgcaccaactccaaattcacctctacaatcagaacccattatacctcatgacgaaggcacatcaaacgctcaaaaccaagacaacgctgaacccgataatctactcaggaggtcatccaggcaaagaaggcctcctaattgggatgattatgttacctacctgactgaaatggatcccggaaagctcaatgatcctatctcttacaatgaagccattagcagtgatcagtcttctgaatggaataaagcaatgattgatgagcttgattccatgaagaaaaatgacgtttgggatttggtagaattacccaacggagtcaaacccgtaggatgcaaatgggtgttcaaaacaaaactggatccgaatggtaacgttgaacgctacaaagcgaggttggttgcaaagggctacactcagaaagagggaattgattatcaagagacgttttcccctgtctctcgtaaagattcattaaggatcgtcatggccctagtagctcatttcgatttagagctgcatcagatggacgttaaaaccgctttccttaacggagacttggacgaagatgtttacatgaagcaacctgaaggctttgagcctgaaggtcaggagcatctagtctgtaagctgaagaaatccatttacgggttaaaacaagcatcacgtcagtggtacctcaagtttgatgaagtcatgaagaagcaaggttttatgaagaatcaagtggatcaatgcacctacctcaagatgagtgggagcaactttactatacttgtcctttacgttgacgacattctattggcaagtaatagtttagacatgttgcatgagtcgaagcggttactctcgcataacttcgacatgaaggatctcggagatgcatcttacgtcattggcatcgaaattcaccgagatagaaacaaagggatcttaggattgtcccaaagggcctacatagatcgtgtccttacacgatacaacatgcaacagtgcaaaccctccatcgctccagtagttaagggagatgttttcggttcgtttcagtgtccgacaacagaggttgagaaggagcaaatgagccagataccttatgcatcagtagtcgggagcttgatgtatgctcaagtctgtactcgtccagatatcgcttatattgctggaatgctaggccgttatcagactaatcctggcctagatcactggaaagcagctaagaaggtacttcgatatctgcaagggacgaaagactataagctgacttatagaagaagtgatcatttagaagtggtgggctattctgattctgactttgccaaatgcaaagatgacaagaaatccacttcgggctatatctttatgttagcaggcggccctatctcttggaagagtcataaacaacagttgaccacaacttccacaatgatggcaaaatacattgctgtctataacgcaacctgtcatggaatgttgattagaaatctggtcactggactcaaaattgttaattccatttctagaccattgaagctttactgtgataattcagctgccgttagtttctcgaacagtaacagttcgattGGAgttggtttatatctcgatacgaaatatctatttgtacgtgaacgagttgaggaaaataatctttgtatcgagtatattagtactaaggatatgcttgcagatccgatgactaaaggtctccctcctagggtttatgaagaacatgttcggaatatgggattatgtaaagaccttatttgagcatattgtactagcttatgttttatgtttaatgaaatttcctcaagtttgattttgtatgtctattagaatatgttcaaccggtataatggcatatagacaaataaaaggttacaaatcaaacaaagggcttacgcgtattttgatcatgacgactaggttttaaattaaggctatagtatgattaatgggggtcctgagtcgcataatgattcaacggctgtatttctctgctatagtacttgtttaaggctaaaatgagtgttaactcctgatcaggcttagctaatactcatagtaaatgattactcggctaagtgggagaatgtaagattaaatatataatgtttaatatttaatctatagccatcttaatcatttacattatagagatcaaaatatattagaacctattatttaattagttggtaattgttgatggaccatattacccttagtaactaattaggtttcctcctgggtgcttatataaggagagttatgtggaggtttaagggttactcagttacacaattcatacaccccattagccataacatcatcacgaaacctcctctccataaccgatacccttttcggtttctaagttaccatcatcagttagcaccctaaggaggaaccagatcaccttgacaaagatgtcgaactccatgtcgtcttctctcactggattctcctctgcactgtctgcggtgacaggtatgtctatattgttttccttcatgaacaaacagaactgaaccaacaaagctaagccaaacatgcACATGGTTGGggcttttattatatttttactcTCCGGTCATCTTCTTCGCTACTGCTGAAGTTTTGGAGCTTCTACAAATGGAAAAATGTTCAAATCTACACTTTGTTCACCTTTCTCACTTTACTTTAGCTGCTTTCCGATAATTTGGAGGGTCAAACAccaagaaaacacaaagaaacACGCCAAACATTGGATCTCCGGTGAAGGAAAGCTACTCGGCCGGAGGGTCAACGGACCCCCCGGACCCCCCTCTGGTTCCGCCGATGCTAACAATTGAATGTCATTTTTGTTTATAGCACTTATGTCAAAGGTTTGGATATAGAAGTTAGAAAACATATTTCTACTTTGCTTTCATATGTCCTAAAAACACTGATTTCTTTATTGCCAAA encodes:
- the LOC110921640 gene encoding E3 ubiquitin-protein ligase AIRP2, coding for MDMVYCPLGRCSYEESLKVLEADIQHANALAAAIPRAKDGARFQMKLVYNELAPLVMFLLQWIDSSCTCLLPRYLNLVHVLVYKVYTDGRPKISRHGRKATISDFYAVILPSLRRLHLDLVELDYPMVGGSKGESSSLEISSKNKPENESGVKSLDLERENECGICLESCTKIVLPNCCHAMCINCYRDWKTRSSSCPFCRGNLKRVQSRDLWVLTCDDEVVDADRVADEDLVRFHSYINNLPRDHPDVVFFMFYEYLM